One Triticum dicoccoides isolate Atlit2015 ecotype Zavitan chromosome 5B, WEW_v2.0, whole genome shotgun sequence genomic window carries:
- the LOC119306101 gene encoding receptor-like protein EIX1, giving the protein MATATRSASGAASCIFIILAATTMSMATSSSYAGETSSRSCIAAERAALLSFKTGMTSDPEKRLDSWRGHDCCQWSGVTCDNRTGHVVKLSLRNAFIEDDENFVWCMPRAHGESGGLQGKISSSLLALQYLNHLDLSGNSLGGVGVPIPKFLGSIKSLTYLNLACMNFDGGVPPQLGNLSRLLHLNLEATIFSDTLLHSDDISWLCRLGLLRSLDMSGVNLSTIPDWVGVVTLIPSLEVLQLSQCGLSLQHEPIVHSNLSSLQVLHLSSNGIDTLNPTYWFWDVLIIKELDLSRNKIVGQLPDAIGNMTSLQTLRLGGNSLSGVKSELFKNLCNLSWLELWSNEIDQDMSDFMEGFPACTKSKLRSLDLSATNLTGRIPSSIKQWKNLSDLQLSDNRLVGSIPLGLGKMTNLRPLILNNNQLNGSVSEEHFASLVYLMELSLYHNPVHITISSNWIPAFNLEVAHFASTKMGPHFPLWLKGQKDIWDLDISDTGIVDPVPVWFWTVFSNVSYVNISCNQISGRLPATLEFMTSAQMLDLKSNDFTGLLPLLPESLLFLDIFTNSLSGSLPQDFGAPMLRELVLFANHINGTIPIYICQLQYMEVLDLSENLLVGQLPQCSKGRDDKEELNTTVDPGNRLLSALILHNNNLSGKFPEFLQYSPLLTLLDLSHNKFEGELPTWTSGKLPYLSFLLLRHNMFSGSIPIELTEQVHLQFLDLANNRISGAIPRGLANLKAMAQYSKIRSDNPLESKFGSIGVDNHIEAIKYDDSQQIVMKGQQLYYTSAIVYMVGLDFSCNNLLGEIPEEIASLFALKLLNVSHNQLTGKIPDKIGLLQGLESLDLSFNELYGEVPWSLAEITTLSHLNLSYNNLSGRIPSGSQLQTLSDSESMYIGNNYLCGPPLSMSCSRPGVTEDHHEVNNTNNRDLYLGLAAGFVTGLWMVFVIFLFVKT; this is encoded by the coding sequence ATGGCCACAGCAACACGATCTGCCTCGGGTGCAGCCAGCTGTATTTTCATCATCCTAGCAGCAACCACCATGTCCATGGCCACCTCCTCTTCCTATGCCGGAGAAACATCCAGCAGGAGCTGCATCGCGGCTGAGAGGGCGGCGCTGCTCTCCTTCAAAACCGGCATGACAAGTGACCCTGAAAAACGACTGGACTCCTGGAGAGGCCATGACTGCTGCCAGTGGAGCGGTGTCACTTGCGACAACCGGACAGGCCACGTCGTCAAGCTCAGCCTCCGCAATGCCTTCATCGAAGATGATGAGAATTTTGTTTGGTGCATGCCTCGTGCTCATGGGGAATCCGGCGGATTGCAAGGGAAGATAAGTTCGTCTTTGCTTGCTTTACAGTACTTGAACCATCTTGATCTAAGTGGAAACAGCCTTGGTGGAGTAGGTGTGCCCATACCAAAATTCTTAGGCTCCATCAAGAGCTTGACATATCTGAACCTTGCTTGCATGAATTTCGATGGGGGAGTGCCACCTCAACTTGGTAACCTCTCTAGGTTGCTCCACCTTAACCTTGAGGCCACTATTTTCTCTGATACTCTTTTGCATTCTGATGACATATCATGGTTATGTCGCCTTGGTTTACTAAGATCCCTTGACATGAGTGGAGTGAACCTCAGCACTATTCCTGATTGGGTTGGGGTGGTCACCCTTATTCCTTCTCTGGAAGTCCTTCAACTCAGTCAATGTGGACTTAGTTTACAACATGAACCCATAGTGCATTCAAATCTTAGTTCACTTCAGGTGCTTCATCTATCTAGCAACGGAATTGACACGTTGAATCCAACCTACTGGTTCTGGGATGTTCTCATCATCAAGGAACTTGACCTTTCAAGGAACAAAATAGTTGGCCAACTTCCAGATGCAATCGGAAACATGACATCTCTTCAGACACTGAGGCTAGGTGGCAATTCCCTCTCAGGTGTAAAATCTGAACTGTTCAAAAACTTGTGCAACCTCAGCTGGCTGGAGCTATGGTCAAATGAGATCGACCAGGATATGTCAGATTTTATGGAGGGGTTTCCGGCGTGTACAAAGAGTAAATTGAGGTCCTTAGATCTGTCTGCTACCAACCTTACTGGCAGGATTCCAAGCAGTATTAAGCAGTGGAAAAATTTAAGTGATCTTCAACTTTCTGATAATAGGCTTGTGGGGTCAATACCTTTGGGACTTGGCAAGATGACTAATCTACGGCCATTGATTCTAAACAACAACCAGTTGAATGGTTCTGTATCAGAGGAACATTTTGCAAGTCTAGTGTACTTGATGGAACTGAGTTTATATCACAACCCTGTACACATCACTATCAGCTCAAACTGGATCCCCGCATTTAATCTGGAAGTGGCTCATTTTGCAAGTACCAAAATGGGACCTCATTTTCCATTGTGGCTTAAAGGACAGAAGGATATTTGGGACCTTGACATTTCGGATACAGGCATAGTTGATCCTGTCCCTGTTTGGTTTTGGACTGTATTCTCCAATGTCAGCTATGTAAATATCTCTTGTAATCAAATAAGTGGTCGGTTGCCAGCAACACTGGAATTTATGACTTCTGCACAAATGCTTGACCTCAAATCAAATGACTTCACAGGTTTGCTGCCACTGCTACCAGAATCGTTATTGTTCTTAGATATCTTCACGAATTCTTTATCAGGATCACTTCCCCAGGACTTTGGAGCTCCAATGCTTAGAGAGCTTGTATTGTTCGCAAACCATATCAATGGAACAATTCCAATATATATATGTCAACTGCAGTATATGGAAGTGTTGGATCTTTCAGAAAACCTTCTAGTAGGACAACTTCCCCAATGTTCAAAAGGCAGAGATGATAAGGAAGAACTGAACACAACAGTAGATCCCGGAAACAGGCTATTGTCGGCTCTGATCTTGCACAACAACAACCTGTCTGGCAAATTCCCTGAATTCTTGCAATACAGTCCACTTTTGACACTACTTGATCTTTCCCACAACAAGTTCGAAGGAGAGCTACCAACGTGGACATCAGGGAAACTGCCATATTTGTCTTTTCTGTTGTTACGGCATAATATGTTCTCTGGTTCTATTCCAATTGAGCTAACAGAGCAAGTACATCTCCAGTTCTTGGACCTTGCAAATAATAGAATATCAGGAGCTATACCTCGTGGTTTGGCTAACTTAAAAGCAATGGCTCAATATAGCAAAATAAGATCTGATAACCCCTTGGAGAGCAAGTTCGGAAGTATAGGAGTAGACAACCACAttgaagcaataaaatatgatgacAGCCAACAAATAGTAATGAAAGGTCAACAACTTTATTACACCAGTGCAATTGTATATATGGTTGGCCTTGATTTCTCCTGCAATAATCTACTTGGAGAGATTCCAGAAGAAATAGCATCCCTTTTTGCGCTGAAGCTTCTGAATGTTTCCCATAATCAGTTGACTGGAAAGATTCCAGACAAGATTGGCCTGCTGCAAggattggaatctcttgatctctcaTTCAACGAGCTTTACGGTGAAGTTCCGTGGAGTCTGGCAGAGATAACAACACTAAGCCACTTAAATCTGTCCTATAATAATCTTTCTGGAAGAATACCCTCGGGAAGTCAGCTACAGACACTTTCTGATTCAGAATCCATGTATATCGGCAACAACTATCTATGTGGGCCTCCTCTATCCATGAGCTGCTCACGACCCGGGGTGACTGAAGATCACCATGAAGTTAACAATACAAATAACAGAGATTTGTATCTCGGGCTGGCTGCAGGGTTTGTCACGGGACTTTGGATGGTCTTTGTCATCTTCTTATTCGTGAAGACCTAG